From a region of the Streptomyces sp. NBC_00102 genome:
- a CDS encoding MarR family winged helix-turn-helix transcriptional regulator translates to MPPEAEATPPGSHDVASAAGDIVELLDVLWERTRDRGWAAPASLAQLRLMYAVDRQDGIRMRVLGAVLNVSAPSLSRLCDRLQSAGFVERRPSPDSGREVTLSLTTEGHAHLAEVRRKRDEVLTGAIDSMPAVQRAELAQGLDGLRAALGGAPMLTGPAARRPARRP, encoded by the coding sequence ATGCCGCCCGAAGCCGAGGCCACGCCTCCGGGTTCCCACGACGTGGCGTCCGCGGCGGGGGACATCGTGGAACTGCTCGACGTGCTCTGGGAGCGGACCCGCGACCGGGGCTGGGCCGCCCCCGCGTCCCTGGCGCAACTGAGACTGATGTATGCCGTCGACCGGCAGGACGGCATCCGGATGCGGGTGCTCGGGGCCGTCCTGAACGTCTCGGCGCCCTCGCTCAGCCGGCTGTGCGACCGGCTCCAGTCCGCGGGCTTCGTCGAGCGGCGGCCCAGCCCCGACAGCGGACGCGAGGTGACGCTGAGTCTGACCACGGAAGGGCACGCACACCTCGCCGAGGTGCGCCGGAAGCGGGACGAGGTGCTGACCGGGGCGATCGACAGCATGCCCGCCGTTCAGCGCGCGGAGCTCGCCCAGGGGCTCGACGGACTGCGGGCCGCTCTCGGCGGCGCACCGATGCTCACCGGACCCGCCGCACGCCGCCCGGCGCGACGGCCGTGA
- a CDS encoding PP2C family protein-serine/threonine phosphatase encodes MTSAHRAPAARASASAEPAWNTAPCPALVVGPRGAVERANDAAAALFPEARPGTPLTDAVPSWLADAHFVRRAGEVPASAAGPVGDRSFKAHPAGQADGGVVWWLVDDTDRLRATEALRGERERTAFLTEASNRLLSSLNLDKCAEVTAQLAAAHLADAALVVAPSTGGTLIARCSRGGTATLTRERVDPDAVPGLAEALQGFPPVPSRWMDPALAPSWVVPPDMGEVGSIVVTPLPGHGVPAGALILLRRGEHHAFSRNEETFARLFAARAGAAMSAARMYAEQASITETLMRELLPPVLHQVSGVEYAGGYRASRDTERVGGDFYDVHPAAVEGEPSLAVLGDVCGKGLNAAVLTGKIRNTLHALLPMADDHQRMIDLLNGALLNSHHARFATLVLASAVRDSATVRLRLTSAGHAAPLIVRAGGEVEEAATRGTLVGALPEARAVTVEAVLAPGESCVLFTDGITEARGGPLGDTLFGEDRLRDTLSRCGGMPAEAVVEHIQMLASQWVGAGRHDDMAVVVIAAPRTHHLSAVDGHTRGRFTA; translated from the coding sequence GTGACTTCCGCACACCGGGCGCCTGCCGCCCGTGCGAGCGCTTCGGCCGAGCCGGCCTGGAACACGGCTCCCTGCCCCGCCCTGGTGGTGGGGCCCAGAGGAGCCGTCGAGCGGGCCAATGACGCCGCTGCCGCCCTCTTCCCCGAGGCCCGTCCCGGGACCCCGCTGACGGACGCCGTTCCGTCCTGGCTGGCGGACGCGCACTTCGTCCGCCGGGCCGGGGAGGTCCCGGCCTCGGCCGCCGGTCCCGTCGGCGACCGGAGCTTCAAGGCGCACCCGGCCGGACAGGCGGACGGCGGGGTGGTGTGGTGGCTGGTGGACGACACGGACCGGCTGCGCGCCACCGAGGCGCTGCGCGGGGAACGCGAGCGCACCGCCTTCCTGACCGAAGCGTCCAACCGCCTGCTCTCCTCGCTCAATCTCGACAAATGTGCCGAGGTGACAGCCCAGCTGGCCGCCGCGCACCTCGCGGACGCCGCACTGGTCGTCGCCCCGTCCACCGGCGGCACGCTGATCGCCCGGTGCTCCCGGGGCGGCACCGCGACGCTCACCCGGGAGCGCGTCGACCCCGACGCGGTGCCCGGCCTCGCCGAGGCGCTCCAGGGGTTCCCGCCCGTGCCGTCACGGTGGATGGACCCGGCCCTCGCCCCGTCCTGGGTGGTGCCGCCGGACATGGGCGAGGTGGGCTCGATCGTGGTCACCCCGCTGCCCGGCCACGGCGTCCCGGCCGGCGCGCTCATCCTGCTCCGCCGGGGCGAACACCACGCGTTCAGCCGGAACGAGGAGACCTTCGCCCGGCTGTTCGCCGCCCGCGCGGGCGCGGCGATGTCCGCCGCGCGCATGTACGCCGAACAGGCTTCGATCACCGAGACGTTGATGCGCGAGCTCCTGCCCCCGGTTCTCCACCAGGTCTCCGGAGTGGAGTACGCCGGCGGGTACCGTGCCTCGCGCGACACCGAACGCGTGGGCGGCGACTTCTACGACGTGCACCCCGCGGCGGTCGAGGGCGAACCCTCCCTCGCCGTGCTCGGAGACGTCTGCGGCAAGGGCCTGAACGCCGCCGTGCTCACCGGGAAGATCCGGAACACCCTGCACGCGCTGCTGCCGATGGCCGACGACCACCAGCGGATGATCGACCTCCTCAACGGCGCGCTCCTCAACTCCCACCACGCCCGGTTCGCCACGCTCGTACTCGCCTCCGCGGTACGGGACTCGGCCACCGTGCGGCTGCGGCTGACCAGCGCGGGGCACGCCGCCCCGCTGATCGTCCGCGCGGGCGGCGAGGTCGAGGAGGCCGCCACCCGGGGCACCCTGGTGGGCGCGCTCCCGGAAGCCCGGGCCGTGACGGTGGAGGCCGTCCTCGCGCCCGGGGAGAGCTGCGTGCTGTTCACCGACGGGATCACCGAGGCCAGGGGCGGTCCGCTCGGGGACACCCTCTTCGGTGAGGACCGGCTGAGGGACACGCTCTCCCGGTGCGGCGGGATGCCCGCCGAGGCCGTCGTCGAGCACATCCAGATGCTCGCGTCGCAGTGGGTCGGCGCCGGACGCCACGACGACATGGCCGTCGTGGTCATCGCCGCTCCCCGAACCCATCACCTCAGTGCGGTGGACGGCCACACCCGGGGCAGGTTCACCGCATGA
- a CDS encoding STAS domain-containing protein has product MTTTPSDGFRLCTRYDALGAVRVEMRGDLDHTSADTLLDTVVELLAEYPDASELRLDCAPMGTVDSSGLAALIMIRRRTDEAGVALRLDGRGAALDRLLEVTGTLDHLTTTPMDAERTPGRTARTTSETAHEVPSAIDGVRSRSARPPGPDGTA; this is encoded by the coding sequence ATGACGACCACACCCTCCGACGGTTTCCGGCTCTGCACGCGGTACGACGCCTTGGGCGCGGTCCGGGTGGAGATGCGTGGAGACCTCGACCACACCAGCGCCGACACCCTGCTCGACACCGTCGTGGAACTGCTGGCCGAGTACCCGGACGCGAGCGAACTCCGCCTCGACTGCGCCCCGATGGGCACCGTCGACTCCTCCGGGCTGGCCGCGCTGATCATGATCCGCAGACGGACCGACGAGGCGGGCGTCGCCCTGCGGCTCGACGGGCGGGGAGCCGCGCTCGACCGGCTGCTGGAGGTCACCGGTACGCTGGACCACCTCACCACGACCCCCATGGATGCGGAGCGGACCCCGGGACGCACCGCGCGGACCACCTCGGAGACCGCGCACGAGGTCCCCTCGGCCATCGATGGTGTACGAAGCCGATCTGCCCGCCCACCCGGTCCGGACGGCACAGCCTGA
- a CDS encoding TetR/AcrR family transcriptional regulator: MTTPRPAAPPLRRRGENMRRAVLAAVVEILAAEGLAGATVSAVARSAGVHETSIYRRWKTRENLIAEALVAELDAAVPVPDTGDVQEDLTTFFVSLVRLLRTAQGQALLRLSVERDDTLEDRRGPYWKDRLERGTVMVRRGIERGELAGDTDPGLLVEAVSGPLFARVLVSDAPLEEELAERLVALVLDGARVRPA, encoded by the coding sequence ATGACCACGCCCCGCCCCGCCGCCCCGCCGCTGCGCCGACGCGGGGAGAACATGCGCAGAGCCGTGCTGGCCGCCGTCGTCGAGATCCTGGCGGCCGAAGGACTGGCGGGCGCGACCGTCTCCGCCGTCGCCCGGTCCGCCGGAGTGCACGAGACGTCGATCTACCGGCGGTGGAAGACCCGCGAGAACCTGATCGCCGAGGCGCTCGTCGCGGAACTCGACGCCGCGGTGCCCGTCCCGGACACGGGAGACGTGCAGGAGGACCTCACGACGTTCTTCGTCTCCCTCGTCCGGCTGCTGCGCACCGCCCAAGGCCAAGCGCTGCTGCGACTGAGCGTCGAGCGGGACGACACCCTGGAGGACCGCCGGGGCCCGTACTGGAAGGACCGGCTGGAACGCGGGACCGTCATGGTCCGGCGCGGCATCGAGCGCGGCGAACTCGCCGGGGACACCGATCCCGGCCTGCTGGTGGAGGCCGTCAGTGGCCCCCTCTTCGCCCGCGTCCTGGTGAGCGACGCACCCCTCGAAGAGGAGCTGGCCGAGCGGCTGGTCGCGCTGGTGCTGGACGGCGCGCGGGTCCGGCCGGCCTGA
- a CDS encoding zinc-binding dehydrogenase, giving the protein MEQMLAARLHVPSRTLRVEEVPRPQPGPGQVLVKVEAAGVCLSDVHLIGGSLTPQLLDGDTVTLGHEVSGTIAETGGGVTSWVPGQRVVLYAGETRNGVTYTRGVDYDGGWAQYALSSEDALTRLPDSIPFDQGAIIPDAVSTPWGAITATAGVRPAEAVGVWGVGGLGVHAVQLLRAVGAYPIVAVDPNPTARQRALAAGADLALDPAAPDLAERVASVTAGAGLAAAFDFAGVSAVREQALTALAKGGRLVLVGLTDKPLTVTQGTRFSYLQQQILGHYGSDMPVALPQLLGLVEGGRLDFSGSISGTLPLAEAAEAVARLERKEGDPIRLVLRP; this is encoded by the coding sequence ATGGAGCAGATGCTCGCCGCACGCCTGCACGTCCCGAGTCGCACGTTGCGCGTGGAGGAGGTGCCCCGCCCTCAGCCCGGCCCGGGACAGGTGCTCGTGAAGGTCGAGGCGGCCGGGGTGTGCCTCTCCGACGTGCACCTGATCGGCGGCAGCCTCACCCCGCAGCTGCTGGACGGCGACACCGTCACCCTCGGTCACGAGGTGTCCGGCACGATCGCCGAAACGGGCGGGGGCGTCACGTCCTGGGTGCCGGGTCAGCGCGTGGTGCTGTACGCGGGAGAGACCCGCAACGGCGTCACGTACACCCGGGGCGTCGACTACGACGGCGGCTGGGCCCAGTACGCGCTCTCCTCCGAGGACGCGCTGACGCGACTGCCCGACTCCATCCCGTTCGACCAGGGCGCGATCATCCCGGACGCGGTGTCCACTCCGTGGGGCGCGATCACCGCGACCGCCGGGGTCCGCCCCGCCGAGGCGGTGGGTGTGTGGGGCGTGGGCGGCCTGGGGGTGCACGCGGTGCAGTTGCTGCGCGCCGTGGGCGCGTACCCGATCGTCGCCGTCGACCCGAACCCGACCGCCCGGCAGCGTGCGCTCGCCGCCGGTGCGGATCTGGCGCTCGACCCGGCCGCACCGGACCTCGCGGAGCGGGTCGCCTCGGTCACCGCCGGAGCGGGGCTGGCCGCGGCCTTCGACTTCGCCGGGGTGTCCGCCGTGCGCGAGCAGGCGCTGACCGCCCTCGCGAAGGGGGGACGGCTCGTACTGGTCGGCCTCACCGACAAGCCGCTGACGGTCACGCAGGGCACCCGCTTCAGCTACCTCCAGCAGCAGATCCTCGGCCACTACGGCTCCGACATGCCCGTCGCCCTCCCCCAGCTGCTCGGGCTGGTCGAAGGCGGGCGACTGGACTTCTCCGGCTCGATCAGCGGGACCCTTCCGCTGGCGGAAGCCGCCGAGGCCGTGGCCCGGCTGGAGCGCAAGGAGGGCGACCCCATCCGTCTGGTCCTGCGCCCCTGA
- a CDS encoding AbfB domain-containing protein, with product MKSAPAPRRRTWWRRLTAGTGLLALVAGALVGAGTAPASAAATAWSPKTSPMTTPWTNQVSVDQPLPEYPRPQLTRPDWANLNGIWDFAVTGKDAGQPASFTEQIRVPFVAESALSGIQRKITENDKLWYKRTFTVPSGWSGRRVQLNFGASDWQTTVWVNGTQVGAHKGGYDSFSYDITPQLNGGTNTVVVSVYDPTQTGGQAVGKQRINDVAPHSGGGIFYTAASGIWQTVWLEPVATAHVTRLDMTPSLGDSTLRVKVQAAGASGRSARVTVSTGGTTVGTATGVVGAEVSVPVPNTHLWTPEDPFLYDVKTELLDGTAVTDTVGGYTGMRSIGLAKVDNIVRPVLNGKFVFQTGTLDQGYWPDGIYTAPTDAALKSDLQAHKDLGFNMVRKHIKVEPQRWFYWADKLGLLVWQDMPAMDTGKSPDSAARTQWEAEYHAIIDQHRSSPSLVLWVNENEGWGQYDQARIANEVKAYDPSRLVDNMSGVNCCGAVDGGNGDVVDNHNYVGPGNTAPSATRAAVLGEFGGLGWKVAGHEWYPGGGFSYEDQASVSALNNRFVGLIDSIRVGQLPAGLSASVYTEITDVENEANGLLTYDRQVVKVDTARVKAANQALIAASKAGTTAVTLPTGGYKSLRVTTPGYTNKYLRHSEGLGYTAVVDANSTALLKSDATWKVVAGLANSNCYSFESRNYPGEYLRHQNFRVRRDASDGSALFKADATWCAVAGTGGVRLSSVNLPGSFMRHINSEVWLATPGGPNTWDNQASFTEDTTWSVDAPWAP from the coding sequence ATGAAGTCCGCACCCGCACCGCGCCGTCGAACCTGGTGGCGAAGACTGACCGCAGGCACCGGTCTGCTGGCTCTGGTGGCCGGCGCACTCGTCGGGGCCGGTACGGCTCCGGCGTCCGCGGCGGCCACCGCCTGGTCGCCCAAGACGTCGCCCATGACGACGCCGTGGACCAACCAGGTCTCCGTCGACCAGCCGCTGCCGGAGTACCCGCGTCCGCAGCTCACCCGCCCTGACTGGGCCAACCTCAACGGCATCTGGGACTTCGCGGTGACCGGCAAGGACGCGGGGCAGCCCGCGTCCTTCACCGAGCAGATCCGGGTGCCGTTCGTGGCGGAGTCCGCGCTCTCCGGTATCCAGCGCAAGATCACCGAGAACGACAAGCTCTGGTACAAGCGGACGTTCACCGTTCCGTCGGGCTGGAGCGGCCGGCGGGTGCAGCTCAACTTCGGTGCCTCCGACTGGCAGACGACGGTCTGGGTCAACGGCACGCAGGTGGGTGCGCACAAGGGCGGGTACGACTCGTTCTCGTACGACATCACGCCGCAGCTGAACGGCGGGACGAACACCGTGGTGGTGTCGGTCTACGACCCGACGCAGACGGGCGGCCAGGCCGTCGGCAAGCAGCGGATCAACGACGTGGCGCCGCACTCGGGCGGCGGGATCTTCTACACCGCCGCCTCGGGTATCTGGCAGACCGTCTGGCTGGAGCCGGTGGCCACCGCGCACGTCACCCGGCTGGACATGACCCCGAGCCTGGGTGACAGCACCCTGCGGGTCAAGGTGCAGGCGGCGGGCGCCTCGGGCCGCAGCGCCCGGGTGACGGTCTCCACCGGCGGTACGACGGTGGGCACCGCGACGGGCGTGGTGGGCGCGGAGGTCTCCGTGCCCGTGCCGAACACGCACCTGTGGACCCCCGAGGACCCGTTCCTCTACGACGTGAAGACGGAACTGCTCGACGGCACGGCGGTCACCGACACGGTGGGCGGTTACACCGGGATGCGGTCCATCGGGCTCGCCAAGGTGGACAACATCGTGCGCCCGGTCCTCAACGGGAAGTTCGTCTTCCAGACCGGCACGCTGGACCAGGGCTACTGGCCGGACGGCATCTACACCGCGCCGACCGACGCGGCGCTCAAGTCCGACCTCCAGGCCCACAAGGACCTCGGGTTCAACATGGTCCGCAAGCACATCAAGGTCGAGCCGCAGCGCTGGTTCTACTGGGCCGACAAGCTCGGGCTCCTGGTCTGGCAGGACATGCCCGCGATGGACACCGGCAAGTCGCCGGACAGCGCGGCACGGACGCAGTGGGAGGCGGAGTACCACGCGATCATCGACCAGCACCGCAGCTCGCCGTCGCTGGTGCTGTGGGTGAACGAGAACGAGGGCTGGGGCCAGTACGACCAGGCCAGGATCGCCAACGAGGTGAAGGCGTACGACCCGTCCCGGCTGGTCGACAACATGAGCGGGGTCAACTGCTGCGGAGCGGTGGACGGCGGCAACGGTGACGTCGTCGACAACCACAACTACGTCGGCCCCGGTAACACCGCGCCCTCCGCGACGCGGGCTGCGGTCCTCGGCGAGTTCGGCGGGCTGGGCTGGAAGGTCGCGGGGCACGAGTGGTATCCGGGCGGCGGCTTCAGCTACGAGGACCAGGCGAGCGTCTCGGCCCTCAACAACCGCTTCGTGGGCCTGATCGACAGCATCCGGGTCGGTCAGCTGCCGGCCGGCCTGTCCGCCTCCGTCTACACGGAGATCACCGACGTGGAGAACGAGGCCAACGGCCTCCTCACCTACGACCGCCAGGTGGTGAAGGTGGACACCGCGCGGGTGAAGGCCGCCAACCAGGCGCTCATCGCGGCCTCGAAGGCGGGGACGACGGCGGTGACGCTGCCCACCGGCGGCTACAAGTCGCTGCGGGTCACCACCCCCGGCTACACCAACAAGTACCTGCGCCACTCCGAGGGGCTCGGGTACACGGCGGTCGTCGACGCCAACAGCACCGCGCTGCTGAAGAGCGACGCCACGTGGAAGGTGGTGGCGGGGCTGGCCAACAGCAACTGCTACTCCTTCGAGTCGCGCAACTACCCGGGCGAGTACCTGCGGCACCAGAACTTCCGGGTCCGCCGGGACGCGAGCGACGGCTCGGCCCTCTTCAAGGCGGACGCCACCTGGTGCGCGGTCGCGGGGACCGGCGGGGTGCGTCTGTCGAGCGTCAACCTGCCCGGCAGCTTCATGCGCCACATCAACTCCGAGGTGTGGCTGGCCACTCCGGGCGGTCCGAACACGTGGGACAACCAGGCGTCCTTCACCGAGGACACCACGTGGTCGGTGGACGCGCCCTGGGCGCCGTGA
- a CDS encoding PRC-barrel domain containing protein, translating into MALNALAGADPTEFSVEASDDSLGTVDRRSLVLEFDHLVVDTGLWKFGRSTAIPMGMVARVDAERRVITLLCTKEQVKGAPRFARDQDTNDPVYLARLGAYYSGILTP; encoded by the coding sequence GTGGCTCTGAACGCTCTGGCCGGGGCCGATCCGACGGAGTTCTCGGTGGAGGCCTCCGACGACAGCCTCGGAACGGTGGACCGGCGTTCCCTCGTCCTCGAATTCGACCATCTCGTCGTCGACACGGGTCTGTGGAAATTCGGTCGCAGTACGGCCATTCCCATGGGTATGGTCGCGCGGGTGGATGCCGAACGCCGGGTGATCACCCTGCTCTGCACGAAGGAGCAGGTGAAGGGGGCTCCTCGGTTCGCCCGCGACCAGGACACCAACGATCCGGTCTATTTGGCGCGCCTCGGCGCCTATTACTCCGGAATCCTGACGCCGTGA
- a CDS encoding B12-binding domain-containing protein (Presence of a B(12) (cobalamin)-binding domain implies dependence on cobalamin itself, in one of its several forms, or in some unusual lineages, dependence on a cobalamin-like analog.) — protein sequence MSTYIRRAPDHPLAGLRDGLWDAVLEGDEHTATALVLDALDDGADAESVLLDVVVPVQGRIGVEWAADRVTVAQEHAATAINDRVVAAVSRARTVLPARTGGAVRRVTVACVDGEWHALPARILAEVLTLRGLRVDYLGAQVPTAHLIAHLHRTGADAVALSASLSTRLPAAHAAITACQATGTPVLAGGAAFGADGRYARLLGADAWAPEARAAAALLVSGVASRTSRAHQPIDDLPHLGDQEYTLVVRSKAQLVKAVLAGLDERFPAARDYTGAQRDRTAEDVAHIVDFLAAALYTDDPELFTGFLDWTGEILTARGVPAFSLAPALEVLGEELRDFPRAGRHLRLAAGRPGAPLRPHARSGKHA from the coding sequence ATGAGTACGTACATCCGCCGGGCACCGGACCACCCACTGGCAGGACTGCGGGACGGACTGTGGGACGCCGTCCTGGAGGGCGACGAGCACACGGCCACCGCGCTCGTGCTGGACGCCCTGGACGACGGAGCGGACGCCGAGAGCGTCCTGCTGGACGTCGTCGTGCCCGTCCAGGGCCGGATCGGCGTGGAGTGGGCCGCCGACCGCGTCACCGTCGCCCAGGAGCACGCGGCCACCGCGATCAACGACCGGGTCGTCGCCGCCGTCTCCCGCGCCCGCACGGTCCTTCCGGCCCGCACGGGCGGCGCGGTCCGCCGGGTGACCGTCGCCTGCGTCGACGGCGAGTGGCACGCCCTGCCCGCCCGCATCCTCGCCGAGGTGCTCACCCTGCGCGGCCTGCGCGTCGACTACCTGGGCGCCCAGGTCCCCACCGCGCACCTGATCGCCCACCTGCACCGGACCGGCGCCGACGCCGTGGCCCTGTCGGCCTCTCTCTCCACCCGGCTGCCCGCCGCCCACGCCGCGATCACCGCCTGCCAGGCGACCGGTACCCCGGTCCTCGCCGGCGGCGCGGCGTTCGGCGCGGACGGCCGGTACGCACGCCTGCTCGGCGCGGACGCCTGGGCCCCCGAGGCCCGCGCCGCCGCCGCTCTCCTGGTGTCCGGCGTCGCCTCCCGTACCTCCCGTGCCCACCAGCCCATCGACGACCTGCCGCACCTCGGCGACCAGGAGTACACCCTGGTGGTGCGCAGCAAGGCGCAGCTGGTGAAGGCGGTCCTGGCCGGGCTCGACGAGCGTTTCCCCGCGGCCCGCGACTACACCGGGGCCCAGCGCGACCGGACGGCCGAGGACGTGGCACACATCGTCGACTTCCTCGCCGCCGCCCTCTACACCGACGACCCGGAACTCTTCACCGGATTCCTCGACTGGACCGGGGAGATCCTGACCGCCCGCGGAGTCCCGGCGTTCTCCCTCGCACCGGCACTGGAGGTACTGGGCGAAGAGCTCAGGGACTTCCCCCGCGCCGGCCGCCACCTCCGTCTCGCGGCCGGCCGGCCCGGTGCCCCCCTCCGCCCGCACGCCCGCTCCGGAAAGCACGCATGA
- a CDS encoding STAS domain-containing protein: protein MTWDEGATLRVARAPDVFVIEVTGAVDQAERDLLAAAWLEAAEAGLPATVVDLSGVTFGDSGLLNELLVAERGHRLRGRAFIIAGPLRPQVRRLFTVTGTLDHFVVVGTAGDAPEHRTG from the coding sequence ATGACCTGGGACGAGGGTGCCACCCTGCGGGTGGCGAGAGCGCCGGACGTGTTCGTGATCGAGGTCACCGGCGCGGTCGACCAGGCGGAGCGGGATCTTCTCGCCGCTGCCTGGCTGGAGGCGGCGGAGGCCGGTCTGCCCGCCACGGTGGTCGACCTGTCCGGTGTCACCTTCGGGGACAGCGGGCTGCTCAACGAGTTGCTGGTGGCGGAGCGCGGACACCGGCTCCGGGGCCGGGCGTTCATCATCGCCGGTCCGCTGCGCCCTCAGGTGCGGCGGCTTTTCACCGTCACGGGCACCCTGGACCACTTCGTCGTCGTGGGCACCGCCGGGGACGCCCCCGAACACCGGACCGGCTGA